A genomic window from Flavobacterium azooxidireducens includes:
- a CDS encoding TolB-like translocation protein, translated as MTNYLLSIIFISSIASSQNNNSVEPAFEFLSNYHHVRDFTISSNQNEAYFSIVSPNEKLSAIAFMKKVKDQWSKPELVSFTGKYKDLEPFLSTDGLRMYFASNRPLTENGEAKDYDIWYVERKNIRSEWSAPINIGSPINTTADEFYPTVANNKNLYYTSDSDKSMGKDDIFMSVWNGKNYENPIRLDESINSKGYEFNAYISHDETFLIYTIYGSPEGLGSGDLYISFKDADGNWKKSFNLKEFNSESMDYCPFYDASTQTLYFTSKRSLPTTKSFQNLKEFESEIQKYQNGLSRIYKVSLKDVLEKN; from the coding sequence ATGACAAACTATTTACTTTCGATTATTTTCATTTCTTCAATTGCTTCATCACAAAATAATAATTCGGTTGAACCGGCTTTTGAATTCCTTTCAAACTACCATCACGTAAGAGATTTTACGATTTCATCCAATCAAAATGAAGCCTATTTTTCGATAGTGAGTCCGAATGAAAAATTATCGGCAATTGCATTTATGAAAAAAGTAAAAGACCAATGGAGCAAACCGGAATTAGTTTCTTTTACAGGGAAATATAAGGATTTAGAACCTTTTTTATCAACTGATGGATTACGAATGTATTTTGCTTCCAATCGACCTTTAACAGAAAATGGCGAAGCAAAAGATTATGATATTTGGTATGTGGAACGAAAAAACATCAGAAGTGAATGGTCTGCTCCTATCAATATTGGAAGTCCGATAAACACTACTGCAGATGAATTCTATCCTACAGTAGCAAATAATAAGAACCTTTATTACACCTCTGATTCTGATAAATCAATGGGAAAAGATGATATTTTCATGAGTGTTTGGAATGGAAAAAATTATGAAAATCCGATTCGTTTAGATGAAAGCATTAATAGTAAAGGTTATGAATTCAATGCATACATTTCACATGATGAAACGTTCTTGATTTATACAATTTATGGTTCGCCCGAAGGTTTGGGAAGCGGAGATTTATATATTAGTTTTAAAGATGCTGATGGCAATTGGAAAAAATCATTCAACTTAAAAGAATTCAATTCTGAAAGTATGGATTATTGTCCGTTTTATGATGCTTCTACACAAACGTTATATTTTACAAGTAAAAGAAGTCTTCCAACTACAAAATCCTTTCAAAACCTAAAAGAATTTGAATCAGAAATTCAGAAATACCAAAACGGCTTAAGTAGAATTTATAAAGTTTCGTTGAAAGACGTTTTAGAAAAAAATTAA
- a CDS encoding aminotransferase class V-fold PLP-dependent enzyme: MITTEMTTQLELYFQQFRENIIGINQEFVSPFGKQKMVYTDWTASGRLYRPIEEKLMNEFGPYVANTHTETTISGTAMTMAYHQARNIIKKHVNANENDVLITDGTGMTGVVNKFQRILGLRIAENLKEFTEIPKAIKPIVFISHMEHHSNQTSWLETIADVVLIPADSEGLFCLNEFKKLVEAYSDRSFKIASITSCSNVTGIKTPYHEVAKIMHQNNGVCFVDFACSGPYVEIDMHPDNEGYLDAIFFSPHKFLGGPGTSGVLVFNKNLYKNNVPDCPGGGTVSWTNPWGGHKYIDNIEDREDGGTPGFLQVIKTALAIQLKEKMGVQNILDREHELVDYVFEQLENVENLSILANQHKDRLGVISFYIKDLHFNLGVKILNDKFGIQTRGGCSCAGTYGHYLLHVDEETSNELVCQISSGDLIKKPGWIRMSIHPTTTSEEIKFVCESIKQLAENHSTWAEDYLYDGKSNNFRHKNDLVLEKEMVKGWFL, from the coding sequence ATGATTACTACGGAAATGACAACGCAACTGGAATTGTATTTTCAACAATTTCGTGAAAATATCATCGGAATCAATCAGGAATTTGTTTCGCCTTTTGGTAAGCAAAAAATGGTTTATACGGATTGGACTGCCAGTGGAAGATTATATCGTCCGATTGAAGAAAAATTGATGAACGAGTTTGGTCCGTATGTTGCCAATACGCATACCGAAACAACGATTTCCGGTACAGCAATGACGATGGCTTATCATCAAGCGAGAAACATCATCAAAAAGCATGTGAACGCCAATGAAAATGATGTGTTGATTACAGATGGAACTGGTATGACCGGAGTTGTGAATAAATTTCAACGCATTTTGGGTTTACGTATTGCTGAAAATTTAAAAGAGTTTACCGAAATTCCAAAAGCGATTAAACCAATAGTGTTTATTTCGCACATGGAACATCATTCTAACCAAACTTCTTGGTTAGAAACAATTGCGGATGTTGTCTTGATTCCTGCCGATTCAGAAGGGCTTTTTTGTCTTAATGAATTTAAAAAATTAGTTGAAGCATATAGCGATAGAAGTTTCAAAATAGCATCCATAACCTCTTGCTCCAATGTAACAGGAATTAAAACACCTTATCACGAAGTAGCTAAAATAATGCACCAAAATAATGGTGTTTGTTTCGTTGATTTTGCTTGTTCCGGACCTTATGTTGAGATTGATATGCATCCCGATAATGAGGGGTATTTAGATGCTATTTTCTTTTCTCCACATAAATTTTTAGGCGGACCGGGAACTTCAGGAGTTTTGGTTTTTAATAAAAATTTATACAAAAATAATGTTCCGGATTGTCCCGGAGGAGGAACTGTTTCTTGGACAAATCCGTGGGGTGGACACAAATACATCGACAATATTGAAGACAGAGAAGATGGTGGAACACCTGGCTTTTTGCAAGTTATTAAAACCGCTTTAGCTATTCAGTTAAAGGAAAAAATGGGTGTTCAAAATATTCTTGATCGCGAGCACGAATTGGTTGATTATGTTTTTGAACAACTTGAAAATGTTGAAAATTTATCCATCTTAGCCAATCAACATAAAGATCGATTGGGTGTGATTTCTTTTTACATAAAAGATTTACATTTTAATTTAGGTGTAAAAATTCTGAATGATAAATTTGGAATTCAAACCCGCGGCGGTTGCAGTTGTGCAGGAACTTATGGGCATTATTTGCTTCATGTTGATGAAGAAACTTCGAATGAATTGGTTTGTCAAATTTCATCAGGCGATTTAATTAAAAAACCGGGATGGATTAGAATGTCGATTCATCCAACTACAACATCCGAAGAAATTAAATTTGTTTGCGAAAGCATCAAACAATTAGCTGAAAATCACTCAACTTGGGCTGAGGATTATTTGTATGATGGAAAATCAAACAACTTCCGTCATAAAAATGATTTGGTTTTAGAAAAAGAAATGGTAAAAGGTTGGTTCTTGTAG
- a CDS encoding lysophospholipid acyltransferase family protein, translated as MQFLVYILLYPILWLISILPNRLFYFFSDFICFIVYRIIRYRIKTVRNNIAIALPHLNGKERLEIEKKSYQHLCDLFLEMIKTLTISEEEMDKRFVITNIELPKEYEKKGKSIALMTGHYASYEWSISMNKHFTHRAFAIYKKIANPYFDKLVRAIRSKFGASLITTKETIPTIEKNHQNNLLSIYGFASDQSPKSSRAFHWGTFFGIETPLQTGAEMLAKKYDMTMLYLKIKKVKRGYYEASFEELTENPNQFPDFEITDLFMKKLEAQILEAPEYYLWSHKRFKVKK; from the coding sequence ATGCAATTTCTTGTTTATATTTTACTTTATCCTATTCTTTGGTTAATTTCGATTTTGCCTAACCGACTATTCTATTTTTTTTCTGATTTTATCTGTTTTATTGTTTATCGAATAATTCGTTATCGAATAAAAACAGTTCGAAACAATATCGCCATCGCTTTACCGCATTTAAATGGGAAAGAAAGATTGGAAATTGAAAAAAAATCCTATCAGCATTTGTGTGATTTATTTTTAGAAATGATTAAAACCTTGACTATTTCTGAGGAAGAAATGGACAAACGTTTCGTCATAACTAATATTGAATTACCAAAAGAATATGAAAAAAAAGGAAAAAGTATCGCTTTGATGACCGGTCATTATGCTAGTTATGAATGGTCTATTTCTATGAATAAACATTTTACGCATCGTGCTTTTGCTATTTATAAAAAAATCGCCAATCCTTACTTTGATAAATTAGTGCGTGCTATTCGTTCAAAATTTGGAGCGTCACTTATTACAACAAAAGAGACGATTCCTACTATAGAAAAGAATCATCAAAACAATTTACTTTCAATCTACGGATTTGCCAGTGATCAGTCACCAAAATCGTCGCGTGCCTTTCATTGGGGAACTTTTTTTGGTATAGAAACACCTTTGCAAACCGGTGCAGAAATGTTGGCTAAAAAATATGATATGACAATGTTGTATCTTAAAATTAAGAAAGTAAAAAGAGGGTATTATGAAGCTTCTTTTGAAGAATTAACAGAAAATCCTAATCAGTTTCCTGATTTTGAAATTACCGATTTATTTATGAAAAAACTGGAAGCACAAATTTTGGAAGCTCCTGAATATTACCTTTGGTCGCACAAGCGATTTAAAGTGAAAAAATAG
- a CDS encoding rhomboid family intramembrane serine protease, whose product MNIALIVIIVANALISFKAFDDQFFFRKYEFHIGSIRAGEHLRMITSAFLHVDIAHLAFNMLTLYFFAPTVIAFLGVPSFLMVYFGSLLCGSLLTLQFHKDEYHYRAVGASGAVTGILYAAILLRPDMNLFLFFIPIPIPAYIFGIGYLLYSIYGMKSRNDNIGHTAHFGGAIGGYLITIAKEPQLLTENTLMVVLLAIPIVILFILAKMGKI is encoded by the coding sequence ATGAATATCGCTTTAATTGTCATTATCGTGGCAAATGCATTAATCAGTTTTAAAGCATTTGACGATCAGTTTTTCTTTAGAAAGTATGAATTCCACATTGGTAGCATTCGTGCGGGTGAACATCTTCGTATGATTACCTCTGCTTTTTTGCATGTGGATATTGCTCATTTGGCTTTCAATATGTTAACCTTGTATTTTTTTGCACCAACAGTAATTGCTTTTTTAGGAGTACCTTCTTTTTTAATGGTTTATTTTGGAAGTTTACTTTGTGGAAGTTTATTAACATTGCAATTTCATAAAGATGAATATCACTACAGAGCGGTTGGAGCTTCAGGAGCTGTAACGGGAATTTTGTATGCTGCCATATTGCTTAGACCGGATATGAATTTATTTCTGTTTTTTATTCCAATTCCAATTCCGGCTTATATTTTTGGAATAGGTTATTTGCTCTATTCTATTTATGGAATGAAATCCAGAAATGATAATATTGGTCACACGGCTCACTTTGGTGGTGCGATTGGTGGCTATTTAATCACAATAGCTAAAGAACCTCAATTGCTGACAGAAAATACGTTGATGGTTGTTTTACTTGCCATTCCGATTGTCATTTTATTTATTTTGGCTAAGATGGGAAAAATTTGA
- a CDS encoding SIMPL domain-containing protein, translating into MKKSIIILLTLVATSMNAQENKIVPQISVSGEGKVKVAPDQVVINLGVQNTGKDAAEVKKMNDETVDKVVKYIKKFGIPTSDFQTTNVSLYKSYDYEKKKHNFQASQSITITLKDIKKYDELMMGLVDTGINNINGVEFKSSKLEEHKVTARKQAVLDAKKKAEDFASALNQKVGKAILITDNSQPMYQPQMYRNVMMKAEAMDSSQETLAIGEIEILTNINVTFMLE; encoded by the coding sequence ATGAAAAAGTCAATTATTATTTTATTAACGTTAGTAGCTACGTCAATGAATGCACAAGAAAACAAAATTGTTCCTCAGATTTCCGTTTCCGGAGAAGGAAAAGTAAAAGTTGCTCCAGACCAAGTTGTCATCAATTTAGGTGTTCAAAACACTGGGAAAGATGCAGCTGAAGTAAAAAAAATGAACGATGAAACAGTGGATAAAGTGGTGAAGTATATCAAAAAATTTGGTATTCCAACTTCCGATTTTCAAACTACAAATGTGAGTTTATACAAATCGTATGATTATGAAAAAAAGAAACATAATTTTCAAGCGTCACAATCCATCACAATTACTTTAAAAGACATCAAAAAATATGATGAATTAATGATGGGATTGGTTGACACGGGAATTAATAACATTAATGGTGTAGAGTTTAAATCATCTAAATTAGAAGAGCACAAAGTAACTGCCAGAAAACAAGCTGTTTTGGATGCTAAGAAAAAAGCGGAAGATTTTGCATCTGCTTTAAATCAAAAAGTTGGGAAAGCAATCTTGATTACGGATAATTCTCAACCGATGTATCAACCACAAATGTACAGAAATGTGATGATGAAAGCAGAAGCGATGGATTCTTCTCAAGAAACCTTAGCTATTGGTGAAATTGAAATTTTAACTAACATTAATGTGACATTTATGTTAGAATAA
- a CDS encoding monovalent cation:proton antiporter-2 (CPA2) family protein has translation MDNGFFIQAIIYLTSAIVCVPIAKKLGLSSILGYLFAGIFIGPFVLGYIGNEGEDIMHFAEFGVVMMLFLIGLELDPYKFWKMRKFILGMGSMQLIGSAIVIFILCQLFLDWSWQTTVVIALALSLSSTAIVLQTLKEKGLSQTSMGRSSFAVLLFQDIAVIPILAIIPLMVSGSTVEAENLHSSLISDFDAWIQTVIVTATIIAVYFSGRLLVIPVLRMVAKTRLQELFTASALLLVVAVSYLMQMVGLSPALGAFLAGVVLANSEFRHELEGDIAPFKGLLLGLFFIGVGASINFKLIIENPIFILVFGAIFTAVKFFVLFGIGKFYKKSNDQNLLFSFGLSQAGEFGFVILSFSMQLNILPNILANQMMAIIALSMLSTPFLLLINEKWIDPYFGVKEKEDRKQDEIDEHNEVIIAGFGHFGSTIGRLLRANGVSATILDHDSDRVDLLRKMGFKVYYGDATRLELLKAAGAEDAKIFIAAIDNPEVNLSVVEILRKHFPHLNILTRARNRVDAYELIDHGVDKIYRETLYTAVHLGVDALTQLGHRKYSATRQGQRFIKYDEAAIRKLAAKRHDKMAYLATVKDEIEMQEQLLKSDMLINFSATDHAWDSEHLKKQISE, from the coding sequence ATGGATAACGGATTTTTTATACAAGCCATCATCTATTTAACTTCGGCCATTGTTTGTGTTCCGATAGCTAAAAAATTGGGATTAAGTTCCATCTTAGGCTATCTTTTTGCAGGAATTTTTATTGGTCCGTTTGTGTTAGGTTATATTGGTAACGAAGGTGAAGACATCATGCATTTTGCCGAATTTGGTGTGGTTATGATGCTATTCCTTATCGGATTGGAGCTTGATCCCTACAAATTCTGGAAGATGCGAAAATTCATCCTCGGAATGGGTTCTATGCAATTAATTGGAAGTGCGATTGTCATATTTATACTTTGTCAACTTTTCTTAGATTGGTCTTGGCAAACCACGGTTGTTATTGCTTTGGCACTTTCGCTTTCCTCCACTGCGATTGTTTTACAAACTTTAAAAGAAAAAGGACTTTCGCAAACTTCGATGGGAAGATCTTCTTTTGCCGTTTTACTTTTTCAAGATATTGCTGTGATTCCAATTTTGGCGATTATTCCGCTAATGGTTTCGGGAAGTACTGTTGAGGCAGAGAATTTGCATTCTTCATTAATATCCGATTTTGATGCTTGGATTCAAACAGTTATTGTTACAGCAACAATTATTGCTGTTTATTTTAGTGGAAGATTGTTGGTAATTCCTGTTCTTCGAATGGTTGCCAAAACGCGTTTGCAAGAATTATTTACTGCTTCGGCTCTTTTGTTGGTAGTTGCGGTTTCCTATTTAATGCAAATGGTTGGATTAAGTCCGGCTCTTGGTGCTTTTTTAGCCGGAGTTGTATTAGCTAATTCAGAATTCAGACATGAGTTGGAAGGCGATATTGCTCCATTTAAAGGATTGCTGTTAGGTTTATTTTTTATTGGCGTTGGTGCTTCCATCAACTTTAAATTAATTATTGAAAATCCAATATTTATACTAGTTTTTGGAGCAATTTTTACAGCGGTCAAGTTTTTTGTGCTTTTTGGAATAGGAAAATTTTATAAAAAAAGTAATGACCAAAATTTATTATTTTCTTTTGGATTAAGTCAAGCCGGTGAATTTGGATTTGTAATTCTGAGTTTCTCCATGCAATTGAATATTTTACCAAATATTTTAGCCAATCAAATGATGGCAATTATTGCATTGAGTATGCTTTCGACTCCTTTTTTACTTTTAATTAATGAAAAATGGATAGATCCTTATTTTGGAGTTAAAGAAAAAGAAGATAGAAAACAGGATGAAATTGATGAACATAACGAAGTTATCATTGCCGGATTTGGACATTTTGGAAGTACAATTGGTCGTTTGCTACGTGCAAATGGAGTAAGTGCAACCATTTTAGATCATGATTCAGATCGCGTTGATTTACTCCGTAAAATGGGCTTTAAAGTTTATTATGGCGATGCTACTCGATTAGAATTACTCAAAGCAGCCGGAGCCGAAGATGCCAAAATTTTTATTGCCGCCATTGATAATCCGGAAGTAAATTTAAGTGTGGTTGAAATTTTGCGGAAACATTTTCCACACCTGAACATTTTAACCCGAGCCAGAAATCGAGTGGATGCGTATGAATTAATTGATCATGGCGTTGATAAAATTTACCGTGAAACCCTTTATACTGCCGTTCATTTAGGCGTTGATGCGTTGACGCAACTTGGGCACAGAAAATATTCTGCTACTCGACAAGGACAGCGTTTTATCAAATATGACGAAGCTGCCATTCGAAAATTAGCCGCCAAACGACATGATAAAATGGCTTACTTGGCCACAGTGAAAGACGAAATTGAAATGCAGGAACAATTATTAAAAAGTGACATGCTTATCAATTTTTCAGCAACGGACCATGCTTGGGATAGTGAACATTTGAAAAAACAGATTTCAGAATAA
- a CDS encoding NAD(P)H-dependent oxidoreductase yields MPQNKILILFAHPLYEKSFVNQTLVSHIPKSNHITFHDLYEEYPEFDIDVKREQALLEKHDIIIWHHPLYWYSCPPLLKQWIDMVLEYDWAYGKKGKALQNKMIFQAITTGGLKENYCETGRDRFTIPDLLEPFNQTAKVCNMIYLPPFVVHGTHKMNEEEAINHAKTYAELLLFLTKNEINSEEINSNFYMNEWFLKIKSNG; encoded by the coding sequence ATGCCACAAAATAAAATATTAATTCTATTTGCTCATCCTTTGTATGAAAAGTCGTTTGTGAATCAAACATTGGTTAGTCATATTCCAAAGTCAAACCACATTACTTTTCATGATTTATATGAAGAATATCCTGAATTTGATATCGACGTAAAAAGAGAACAAGCCTTGCTTGAAAAGCACGATATTATCATTTGGCATCATCCTTTGTACTGGTATAGTTGTCCGCCATTGCTCAAACAATGGATAGACATGGTTTTAGAATATGATTGGGCTTACGGCAAAAAAGGGAAAGCATTGCAAAATAAAATGATTTTTCAGGCAATTACGACCGGTGGTTTAAAAGAAAATTACTGCGAAACCGGACGAGATCGTTTTACAATCCCGGATTTATTAGAACCATTTAATCAAACCGCAAAAGTGTGCAATATGATTTATCTTCCGCCATTTGTTGTGCATGGAACCCATAAAATGAATGAAGAAGAAGCAATTAATCATGCTAAAACATACGCTGAATTATTACTTTTTCTGACCAAAAACGAAATCAATTCAGAAGAAATCAATAGTAATTTCTATATGAATGAATGGTTTTTAAAAATAAAATCAAATGGATAA
- the purB gene encoding adenylosuccinate lyase, which translates to MHPLNELNAISPIDGRYRNKTVSLAAYFSEEALIKYRVLVEIEYFIALCQLPLPQLKSVDASVYEKLRDLYRNFSTEDALSIKEIEKTTNHDVKAVEYFIKNGFDKLGLENHKEFIHFGLTSQDINNTAIPLSVKESFEKVYLPLLVNVISKLKDLSQEWRDVPMLARTHGQPASPTRLGKEFGVFVERLEEQMRQLFNIPFAAKFGGATGNYNAHHVAYPQIDWKKFGTQFVEDTLGLHHSFPTTQIEHYDHIAAYFDCLKRINTILIDLDRDIWTYVSMDYFKQKIKAGEIGSSAMPHKVNPIDFENSEGNLGIANAIFEHLSAKLPLSRLQRDLTDSTVLRNIGVPIGHTLIGFEATLKGLDKLLLNPSKLEEDLERNWAVVAEAIQTILRREGYPNPYEALKGLTRTNEVMNQKTIHAFIETLEVSNEIKAELLQITPSNYLGI; encoded by the coding sequence ATGCATCCTTTAAATGAACTTAACGCCATTTCTCCAATAGACGGAAGATACCGCAATAAAACCGTTTCGTTAGCAGCTTACTTTTCAGAAGAAGCTCTAATAAAATACAGAGTTTTGGTTGAAATTGAATATTTTATTGCTCTTTGTCAACTTCCTTTACCACAATTAAAATCGGTTGATGCAAGTGTTTATGAAAAACTGAGAGATTTGTATCGGAATTTTTCAACTGAAGATGCCTTATCTATCAAAGAAATTGAAAAAACGACCAATCACGATGTAAAAGCAGTTGAATATTTTATCAAAAATGGATTTGACAAATTAGGTTTAGAAAATCACAAAGAATTTATTCATTTTGGGTTAACGTCACAAGACATCAATAATACAGCGATTCCGCTTTCTGTGAAAGAGAGTTTTGAAAAAGTATATTTACCACTTTTAGTCAATGTCATTTCAAAATTAAAAGACTTGAGTCAGGAATGGAGAGATGTTCCAATGCTTGCACGCACACACGGGCAGCCTGCCTCTCCTACCCGCTTAGGAAAAGAATTTGGTGTTTTTGTAGAACGTTTAGAAGAACAAATGCGTCAGTTATTCAATATTCCTTTTGCAGCAAAATTTGGTGGTGCAACCGGAAATTATAATGCTCACCATGTGGCTTATCCTCAAATTGATTGGAAAAAATTCGGAACTCAATTTGTTGAGGATACATTAGGACTTCATCATTCTTTCCCAACCACTCAAATTGAACATTACGATCATATTGCTGCTTATTTTGATTGTTTAAAGAGAATCAATACCATTTTAATTGATTTAGACAGAGACATTTGGACGTATGTTTCTATGGATTATTTCAAACAAAAAATCAAAGCCGGAGAAATTGGTTCATCGGCTATGCCACATAAAGTAAACCCAATTGATTTTGAAAATTCGGAAGGAAATTTAGGTATTGCCAATGCAATTTTTGAACATCTTTCTGCCAAATTGCCACTTTCTCGTTTGCAAAGAGATTTAACCGACAGTACCGTTTTACGAAACATCGGAGTACCAATCGGTCATACATTAATTGGTTTTGAAGCCACTTTAAAAGGATTAGATAAATTGTTATTAAATCCATCCAAATTAGAAGAAGATTTAGAACGAAATTGGGCTGTTGTAGCCGAAGCAATTCAAACCATTTTACGTAGAGAAGGTTATCCAAATCCGTATGAAGCGTTGAAAGGTTTAACCAGAACCAATGAAGTGATGAATCAAAAAACCATTCATGCTTTTATCGAAACATTAGAAGTTTCTAATGAAATTAAAGCGGAATTACTTCAAATCACACCATCCAATTATTTGGGAATTTAA
- a CDS encoding DoxX family protein: MKRGFELLIVVLSIILGLFFIYKGVNKHFLSPCKVYDETSTIPLVYQQVITGMCQSGMLKVVGFFQVLSGILLLIPRTRLLGAIVLLPIIFNIFILHLFLDNRPEELVETGIPLAFTLIIIGFYYKVWKNIFLK, from the coding sequence ATGAAGAGAGGTTTTGAACTTTTGATTGTTGTGTTAAGCATCATTTTAGGACTATTTTTTATTTACAAAGGAGTGAATAAACATTTTTTGTCACCTTGTAAAGTGTATGACGAAACTAGTACAATTCCGTTAGTATATCAGCAGGTTATTACCGGAATGTGTCAGTCAGGAATGTTAAAAGTAGTTGGATTTTTTCAGGTTTTGTCTGGAATTTTGTTGCTTATTCCGAGAACCAGATTATTAGGAGCAATTGTTTTATTACCTATTATATTCAATATTTTTATTCTTCATTTGTTTTTGGATAACAGACCGGAAGAATTGGTTGAAACCGGAATTCCGTTAGCTTTTACACTTATAATTATCGGATTTTATTACAAAGTTTGGAAGAATATTTTCTTAAAATAA
- a CDS encoding SIR2 family NAD-dependent protein deacylase yields MKKLVVLSGAGISAESGIKTFRDAYGLWEGHDIMEVASPLGWNNNPELVLDFYNKRRKQLLEVQPNQGHYILAELEKYFDVHIITQNVDNLHEKAGSTKVLHLHGELLKVKSTNDENYILDWNDDLTSAHKDPNGNQMRPHIVWFGEDVPAIEEAIDLAEVADYFIVIGTSLQVYPAAGIMHYTRPETPVFYIDPKPASVVQLANPLEIIPLSGSEGMMMLKERLLLLK; encoded by the coding sequence ATGAAAAAATTAGTAGTTTTAAGCGGAGCCGGAATTAGTGCCGAAAGTGGTATCAAAACCTTTCGTGATGCATACGGACTGTGGGAAGGCCATGACATCATGGAAGTGGCTTCACCTTTGGGTTGGAATAATAATCCCGAATTAGTATTAGATTTTTATAACAAAAGAAGAAAGCAATTGCTTGAAGTGCAACCCAATCAAGGGCATTATATTTTAGCCGAATTAGAAAAATATTTTGATGTGCATATCATCACTCAAAACGTAGATAATTTACATGAAAAAGCAGGAAGCACCAAAGTTTTACATTTACATGGCGAACTTTTAAAAGTAAAAAGCACAAATGATGAAAATTATATTTTAGATTGGAATGACGATTTAACCTCTGCTCATAAAGATCCTAACGGAAACCAAATGCGACCTCATATTGTTTGGTTTGGCGAAGATGTTCCTGCCATTGAAGAAGCGATTGATTTAGCTGAAGTAGCAGACTATTTCATTGTTATTGGCACTTCGCTTCAAGTTTATCCTGCAGCAGGAATTATGCATTACACTCGACCTGAAACACCAGTTTTTTATATCGATCCAAAACCGGCAAGTGTTGTTCAATTAGCGAATCCGTTAGAAATTATTCCGCTTTCCGGTTCAGAAGGAATGATGATGTTGAAAGAGCGATTATTGCTGTTGAAATAA
- a CDS encoding anti-sigma factor, which yields MSTQEYIESGILELYVYGKLNDSEIEEVVKMAKQHAEIKAEIIEIENAMVYLSGSVAPRLSGKNYEAIKQQIFGDTTKVVELKPETKRKANFSQYLGWAAAIVFLVGGGYLYQQVEGKKEAIANIEKEKGKLQEAVVDLELKNKANEEALALVRDPKNTIVPLAGQEVSPTSFAKVYWNQETQTVYVDGAGLPEPPEGYVYQVWALKLNPLTPLSIGLLDDFKGDNKRIFAVDNVVEAEAFGITLEPAGGSVSPTLEQLYTLGKV from the coding sequence ATGAGTACACAAGAGTATATAGAATCAGGAATTCTGGAATTGTATGTCTACGGTAAACTAAACGACTCCGAAATTGAAGAGGTCGTAAAGATGGCCAAACAACATGCGGAAATTAAAGCGGAAATCATTGAGATTGAAAACGCAATGGTTTATCTGTCAGGAAGCGTTGCACCTCGTTTGTCCGGCAAAAACTATGAAGCCATCAAACAACAAATTTTTGGTGACACGACCAAAGTTGTTGAATTGAAACCGGAAACAAAACGAAAAGCAAATTTCAGTCAATACCTTGGATGGGCGGCCGCAATTGTTTTCCTTGTGGGAGGCGGCTATTTATACCAACAAGTTGAAGGTAAAAAAGAAGCTATTGCAAACATCGAAAAAGAAAAAGGTAAATTACAAGAAGCCGTTGTTGATTTGGAATTGAAAAACAAAGCAAACGAAGAAGCTCTTGCATTGGTTAGAGATCCAAAAAATACTATTGTTCCGTTAGCTGGTCAGGAAGTTTCGCCAACATCATTTGCAAAAGTATATTGGAATCAGGAAACCCAAACAGTTTATGTAGACGGAGCCGGTTTACCGGAACCACCGGAAGGATATGTGTATCAAGTTTGGGCTTTAAAATTAAACCCTTTAACACCATTAAGCATTGGTCTCTTGGATGACTTTAAAGGAGATAATAAACGAATCTTCGCTGTGGATAATGTTGTAGAAGCCGAAGCCTTCGGAATCACGCTCGAACCCGCCGGTGGAAGTGTAAGTCCAACTTTAGAGCAGTTGTACACCTTAGGAAAAGTATAA